TTTGTATCCTATCCTATCAGCGGGTGCGCAACTTCTCCATCTGGCGTCAATCTGCCTGGGTATTTGTGTTGGTCGGTATCGCCCAACTGACGGATAACTGGGTACAGGGTATGGCGGGGCGCCCACTTTCGGGTGTCCAGTTCTTGTATCCGGCTATTACCAGCGCGCTGATTTGGCCCCTGTGTTATGGCACATTGAACCGCTGGACCCATCGCTATCACCACTAGCTGCTTCATGGGTTACATAGAATAATTTTTATCGTCCTAAGGGCGATATCAGGAGATCTCAGGGTGAATGCAGTTGTTCCGTCGTTGTATCTGGCATCCCAATCGCCCCGCCGTCGCGAGCTGTTGCAGCAGATCGGTGTTGTCCATGCGGTGATTAACGCTTCTATTCCCGAACAACCGGCAGCCGGCGAGACGGCGCTGGATTATGTGCAGCGCCTGGCGCGCGAAAAAGCCGCCGCCGGTTTTGCGCAGCTCGTACAGCAACAACTACCTCTCGCCCCGGTACTGGGTGCTGATACGCTCGGCTTGCTGGATGGCGTGATCCTTGAAAAACCCCGTAATAAAGCTCACGCCGAAGCCACGTGTTGCGCCAGTTATCCGGTCGCACCCATCAGGTGATTACCGCTGTTGCCCTCCACTCAAACACCCGACAAGCACTGCGTGTATCTATGACGGATGTCACATTCCGTCCGCTCAGTGACGCCGAAATCGCCGCGTATTGGGACACGGGTGAACCGCAAGACAAGGCGGGCAGTTACGCGATTCAAGGCTTGGGCGCGGTGTTTGTACAGGAAATTCGCGGTAGCTATTCCGGGGTAGTGGGGCTGCCAATTGAGGCGACCTGCGAGCTGTTGCGCGAATTCTCGGTGCCCTGGTGGACACCCGCTGCGCGACCAGCGGTGGAGCGCAAGTCATGAGTGAAGAAATTCTTATCAATGTCTCCCCTGTGGAGACCCGGGTAGCGCTGGTTGAAAACGGTGTGGTGCAGGAGTTCTACATCGAGCGCAGCCACGGCGAAAGTTACGTGGGCAATATCTATAAAGGTAAGGTGGTGCGCGTGCTGCCCGGTATGCAGGCGGCATTTGTCGATATCGGCCTTGAGCGCACCGGTTTTATTCACGCCGCCGACATGATGCCCGAACCGCCCGAGGGTGAAGTCCGGCGCGGCGAAGTGCCTGACATACGCACCCTGGTGCGCGAAGGCCAGACACTGCTGGTGCAGGTAGCCAAAGACCCTATCAGTACCAAAGGTGCGCGTTTAACAACCCATTTGACCCTCTCATCACGCTATTTGGTGTACATGCCTAACTCGTCCCATATTGGCGTGTCTACGCGTATTGAGGATGAGCCCGAGCGCGAGCGCTTGCGCCAGGCGGTGGAAACGGCAGTGAGCGGGCAGGGTATTAGCGGTGGGTTTATTGTGCGCACCGTGGCGGAAGGTGCCGATGCCGACGCAATCAACGCCGATATTCCGTTTTTATGCCAGCTTTGGCAGGATTTGAGTGCAAAACTACCGGGCCTGGGGTTCCTGCGGAACTTCATCGCGATATGCCGCTCTATCTGCGCGCGCGCTGCGCGATATGGCGCGTGCGCCCATTGACCGTGTGCGGGTGGATTCACGCCTGACCTGGCAGCAAATGCAGGAATTTGCCGCTAAATATGCGCCGCAATTGGTGGAGTTGATTGAGCTGTACAGTGGGGATCGCCCGCTGTTGGAACTCTATGGCGTGGAGGAGGAAATCCGCCGTGCACTGGAGCCGCGTGTTGCGCTGAAATCCAACGGCTATTTGATTATTGAACAGACCGAAGCCATGACCACGGTGGATGTGAACACCGGTGCGTTTGTCGGCCATCGCAATCTGGAAGAGACGATTTTCAAAACCAATCTGGAAGCGGCGACGGCCATTGCCCGTCAGCTGCGGTTGCGCAATTTAGGTGGCATTATCATTCTCGATTTTATCGA
The nucleotide sequence above comes from Cellvibrio sp. PSBB023. Encoded proteins:
- the mreD gene encoding rod shape-determining protein MreD, with product MDLRWLRPEFVLVVAIYWIFFMPLTVSFSLLCLLGLFQDLLEGVPFGQHSLGLVIVAYICILSYQRVRNFSIWRQSAWVFVLVGIAQLTDNWVQGMAGRPLSGVQFLYPAITSALIWPLCYGTLNRWTHRYHH